The DNA window gaatcattttcatggatttaatattattattattattatatactgctgttttgaaatcaagagaggtgcattattattaatacactggcatgtaattaaattaattttttctttttaatagcgGGGGAgaattaatttgtttcaaaataactagagaaaaagaaaattatactgTGAGTTGTAACTATTTCTCCATACAAAACACACAGGATCACTTTTCAGGAGATATGCGTGCCTCAACTGCCCTGTATCTCtcgggggaaaaaaaaaaaaactttgctcATGTACCTGACATGTCTCCCGACTTTTATGTACATGATATTTTCATAGAAAAAGagcatattatttttcattaataatgcAACATTTGATGCCAGCAAAATTTGATGTCAAGTACTTGCCTCGCATTATTTCACAGATATATATCTTTGCCATTTTTTGCTAGGGTTTCTCAGGTGCTCCTGAAACTCTAGAAGTTAAATTTGTCACAACACAACTTATAataaatctcaagaaaaaaaaaaaacaaatccacatCCTCTTTTAGTTCATGTATgagattttttaagaatatgctcttagaaatacattgaaaagatgccaaatttattgaaatattctttGTTGTAAGAGAAATTTAATATATTCACACGATAATGAATGTTTACACAATAgaagataaattaaaacaaagaaaaaaaaaatatgatatataaacacaaagaaaaaagagaaatagaaaaataataataaaaaaatattaataggagAATTCATATCACTTTTTAGTGGTATCATAtatgattttctcttttctatgctatgaataatcaattattataacTTAAGTTATATAAAATTCTTTACATTgaccatcaataaaaaaaaaatccaacagcgaacaaagaaaaatgagatttttttaattgtattttagtaataatatttaacaaaataaaataaaataactaaattatctttaaaatcaGGATTTGTTAAACTAGGGTTCaaggtatttttgtattttcaaattgttttttttagtaataatcAAGTTATCTGAAGGAcattttaatattcaataaatataaagtataacttaaaaataaaaattgattggcGTATGCATTGGACGCGCTAGCACATCAGACATGACACCACGTTTAGGTGGCAAGTGAGACCATGCATGGTGTCTGAAGGCGATCTTTCTTGACGTGTTTAGAATTGTTTCAGCAACCCCTCCCTCTCTAGGCGAAGCATGTGACGTACCGATGACCGGTTTGGTGatagtgatttattttttttatttcaaaatagctctttaatttgtttttccttcaaatttgatttatatttttttttatttgttttgtttaaaataatatgtttttttaaatttaaattttatcttccttcaatttttttatctattaaatttaattccatttttattaataaatctttttaaaaataaaatattaataaattattttataactcattatatttttttatatatatcatcttcAAGTTTGTATTGCGGGCTGTCCTGTCCTGGGAGACAAGGTTCAATTGcttgcagaagaagaagaaaaaattccaAGATTGGGTTTACTAATTAGGCCTATCGGGCCTAGTCCATCTTAACTTCTTGCCTCTTCCCCAAGCCAGCCAGCATTCTATTCTACATGGAACTTCCTCTACAGAAACagtaaaagaaaaacccaaagaTCTCCTAAATACTCTTTCattctctcctcctcctctccacTCTCCCCTCCAATCCTCAGTTTTCCGATGTCGGTACGTTGTTTTCCGTTCTTCCATAAATCTCCTACTGTTTCTTGTCtgtaaaaccctaatttctgcATGCTGttacattttctctctcttaattttgtttggttGGCAGATATTCGAGTACAATGGAAGTGCCATAGTAGCTATGGTAGGCAAGAACTGCTTCGCTATAGCTAGCGACCGACGACTTGGAGTAAACCTTCAAACAGTCGCTACTGATTTCCAGCGAATCTACAAAATCCACGATAAGCTCTTTGTCGGTCTCTCTGGCCTTGGCACTGACGCCCAAACTCTGTATATCTCACTCACGCACCAATTATCttctattatttaaaattttttccatatatatttttaaatttttttcttggcgtttttttggagttttgttatttttgcataaattttcaaactttgTGATATACGGTAAGGTTTTCGAATTGTAGAGATTTCCGTAGACTAGGCTAGGCTTTATAATTCACcgcattaaagaaaaaagaaaaggattgagAGTGaacaaaaagattaattatGCTTCATGCTTCAAGTCATGGGTTTTTTTGTGATTATTGTGTGGCGATTTGGAGGTTGGATTGATTCTTGGGTTTGTGGGTGTGGTTGTAATAATGTGTAGGTATCAGAGGCTTGTTTTCCGTCACAAATTGTATCAGCTGCGAGAAGAAAGGGACATGAAGCCTGAGACTTTTGCTAACCTTGTTTCTGCTGTACTTTATGAGAAAAGGTTTGTTCAGTTTATGctgtgttaatttgattttatttaggaAGAATGAAGTTTCGTTGGTGTAATAAGTAACAATAGTATCTTTGGTCGCATATCAAGAATGCTTTGTGATGTTCAGGCATCACAACTAGCAGAAAGATCGATATGTCTGTAGCAGTCTGAGGTTCTATGTCGATATGTCGATAGAGCACTATATTGATATGTACATGAAAATGAAATGCAATTAATACTCTCTCAGGTTCGGTCCGTATTTCTGCCAACCTGTTATTGCTGGATTGGATGATGATGACAAGCCATTCATTTGCACAATGGATTTCATTGGGGCCAAGTATGTTatacttctttcatattttctatCTTTTCAAGCTTTAGAAGCGCTTGTATGGTCTGTCAGCAACTGGAAATTGCTATGACCCATAGTGAAGGTAGCagatcttttatctttttatttgtggATTGGAAAAACATGGAGAGcactatttaatttttctctaatttctcCTGTTTATTTCGAGTGGTATCGTGTAATTACTTCTTGACATGTTGGAAACTCTATTTCTTGACATGTTGGAAACtctatttcaagatcaaaaaaataattgatgtttTCTCATATATTTGCTTGTCTCTCTAGCTTCTTGTTGAACCATTGACTTTTAGGTTATTTCATGTACATTGGACAAAACCTGTAACTTGTCTTGAAAATCTCGGTTATGGATGTTCTTGGACTTTGTTTTCAAAGTTGTTCACTTTGATTATTGAAATAATGTGAATGCTGTCTAGGTACATGCCATTAATTACACTACCTATCTTATTGACATCATTAGGTGCGGTGTTTCGCATATAAGCAATAGCCTTGTGAAATAAACCAAAGTGCAGTTACCCTTAAATAAACTTATCTTCTTGATGTGGTGCTATCCTTATTTTAGTTGTAATATTTTCATTCTTTCCCAAATGCAGGGAACTTGCAAAAGATTTTGTTGTTGCTGGCTCAGCCTCTGAGTCCCTTTATGGTGCCTGCGAAGCATTTTTCAAGCCTGACATGGTTCGTTAATTTAGCTACTTATGATTTGAAGCTGATCTAAAGAGTATGGATTTTGTGACTTGACACCCATGGCATATCATTCTGCTGTTTGTGCAAGACAATATCAGCAACAAATTGATATACTTGccagttaaaaatataatcctACTTAAGTGTAAACCATGATTCATTATCTATGTacaatgtctttttttcttggtgagTGTATAAGCACTGGGCTGTAGCATAATTCTCAAGTTTAATTTCGTTACAAGCCAAGTTTTAACCATGGTATCTTGTGgtctaataaaagaaaagtttacAAACATAAACTGTGTAGTTGTCATTAATTGCATCAATTGCCAGTCTAATGCATGAGATTTGTTATGTCTCTTTTGCAAAAGAAGCTACTGGTATAATACTTAGATCTGGTTTGTGACTCTAATGGACATCTATCATTAAGTTCCCAAGCTGGTTACCTCAAACAAGCAATCAGTGATGTGGTTGGGCATTGCTTTTATGATTGCTGAATGAAAGCCTCTTCTTTCTACCCtatcatgaaaatatttattaactGTTTGTTATGTTCTCTGGTCAGGAACCTGATGAATTATTTGAAGTTGTATCCCAAGCGTTGCTAGCATCAGTAGATCGGGACTGCTTGAGTGGTTGGGGAGGACACATCTATATTGTGTAGGCCTTCCATTAATTTCTCTTTCGATGCATATTCAAATAGTTTATCAAATTGTACATCTTTATGATAGTGTAGTATTGGATATAGCTTTCTGGCATTGAGTCTTTCAATTGTCGCGAGTCTTAACAAATTTTATGTTTATGCTTCAGGACCCCTGATgatattaaagagaaaatcCTAAAGGGAAGGATGGATTGACAGCAGCCCCCCTCATGTCCAATAGGGCACCAGATCTTTCTTGCCAGACCATATACTTGGAGTCTGAACGGAAACATTCTGGTTTCTTTGTTAATGAAAAGCTATTATCTTGCAGCAACGGTTAAATTATGTGATTTGGATAAAATTTCGAAGTGCATTAACAAAGTTTAACTTCATTGCCaagaaatgatgttgttttgaatGCGGCCTTTACTTCTAAGATTGATATGCTAATTATTGTTATGTTAGGTGGACTTACCATTCAATGATCGGTTATTTCCATGAGTCTGAAAGCCTAGAGGTGAGCGTGCATGGCAGCTATTTTGGCTGAATGATTGTCTGAATACTCGTGAAGGCCTTTTCTGTTTTGCACTTGTAAGCAGAAGCCGGGAATCCAAAATTCACATGTTGGCAAACCGGAGGATGTGGTGCAACTTGTAAGTAATCATTGTGACAGTAACGGTCTTGTGGCAATTTTTGCAATTTAACTAGGTTCTCACGCGTGATCATCTGAGTCCGTGGATTGCCAATCTGTTATGATAATTTCATAGGATCTGTGTAGACTATTGAGTATTGAATGTTATTATTTGAGATTGTGTtagatattgattttaaaagtttttttttaagaaatatattaaaataatatttttgatataaatatatcaaaataatttgtaattaattttttttttaaatacggTTGAATTGCATGCCAGACACCTTCTAAGCTTGATAAAGTTTTTATCTGGATTGGGTCAAAgtaaattggataaaaaattgattCCGTTGGGTGTGGGTGATGGATTTACTCAAATTACACTTGCTTTggtattttaactatttttttattaatacatataattattataaatttataaaacaaatttaatcttGTAATCTTcacttattaattaaattttacataatgaatcataaaaattcttatttttaatatatatatatatatatatatatatatatatatatatatatattaatctttgtaaaaatcaatctaaatttccatcttttataatttaagtttaatttataatcatgaatatgtaatgataataataattaacgaAGAACATATAAAATTAGTATATTAGTTTCCTTTAGTATTTGTATCTAATATTTCTATATCAAGTATCAAATAGTATACAATGTAAGTTAGATagttgatgtattttttttaaaaaaagtatatataatataaaattatttaacaaataataagtGCATgattaaacaatatatatttgatttctaAACATAAGATGTCTTGATTGATTTGTATGCACAATCGTAATAATTATGAATGATTTACTATTCAATATGGATCATTATAGTTTTAATGACATAATTTTATGTTGCTAAATAACttataacattaattttaaatgtaatttagaaaaataaaattattgaccGGATACTAGTGAGAATTTTTGGACAAATTTATTATGATGTGATTTTGTGgagtgctaaaaaaataaattaataatttttcaaaaaattaaaaataattggattAAGTATTAGTGGGTTTTCACTCGACTCAACTAAATTAGATGTGGATGCAATACGAGTAATAATTATGAATATACCTAACCAGAtatcaatacataaaaaaaatcctaatccAATCCAACCTAACCCATTGACATCCTTAATAAGAATTAGGGATgtcgttaataataataataaaaaaaaattagggtgaCTCATGGATTGATATTTGCTCATTGGTCATGTTGATCATGTCTCAGCTGGATGTTCTTTTAAGGCCATGGCATCTTGTGCGCGCGTGCGGGCGGGTGTTTTGAAACAAATCCATGTTTAAATAGAGACCCAAAAATAGCACGTTGGCATAAGCGAACCAACCTTTTAGCCATTAGATATGACTCTGTgaccaattttttatataatttaagaaaaaaaattattttagtgttgttaatatattttctaacataGAAAAGATTTTAATTGCGGAGGCAAAATCTGATGcacatgtttaataaaaaaaaattgaggatcaTATGCCTTCACAAATATTAAAGAGTTGTTATCATAAACTAAATaccaatt is part of the Populus trichocarpa isolate Nisqually-1 chromosome 2, P.trichocarpa_v4.1, whole genome shotgun sequence genome and encodes:
- the LOC7460354 gene encoding proteasome subunit beta type-3-A yields the protein MSIFEYNGSAIVAMVGKNCFAIASDRRLGVNLQTVATDFQRIYKIHDKLFVGLSGLGTDAQTLYQRLVFRHKLYQLREERDMKPETFANLVSAVLYEKRFGPYFCQPVIAGLDDDDKPFICTMDFIGAKELAKDFVVAGSASESLYGACEAFFKPDMEPDELFEVVSQALLASVDRDCLSGWGGHIYIVTPDDIKEKILKGRMD